The Candidatus Auribacterota bacterium genome has a segment encoding these proteins:
- a CDS encoding addiction module protein, which yields MKRADIAISQLSLAQKLNLMETLWADLSRDEKALKSPPWHEAVLKDRGEAYAAGKVTASDWEQAKKRIQKKVS from the coding sequence ATGAAGAGAGCTGATATAGCTATTTCCCAGCTTTCACTTGCCCAAAAGTTGAACTTGATGGAGACCCTCTGGGCAGACTTAAGTCGAGATGAAAAGGCGCTGAAATCACCGCCCTGGCATGAAGCCGTCCTTAAGGATCGAGGGGAAGCTTACGCGGCCGGCAAAGTGACCGCGTCGGATTGGGAACAGGCTAAGAAGAGGATTCAAAAGAAGGTCTCATGA
- a CDS encoding type II toxin-antitoxin system RelE/ParE family toxin yields MKIRILSAAEEDLEEGCRFYESQSPGLGSYFLDSLYSDIDSLTYFAGIHQVVFRYHRQLSNRFPFAVYYRIIDNAVVVFAVLDCRRNPSWIRRRRMKG; encoded by the coding sequence ATGAAGATAAGAATCCTTAGCGCAGCTGAAGAGGATCTTGAAGAGGGATGTCGTTTCTATGAGTCGCAGTCTCCCGGCCTTGGATCGTATTTTCTCGATTCCCTTTATTCGGATATTGATTCGCTGACATACTTCGCAGGTATCCACCAAGTAGTTTTCAGATACCACCGCCAGCTCTCCAATCGCTTCCCGTTCGCTGTATATTATCGCATCATCGATAATGCGGTTGTGGTCTTTGCTGTCCTTGATTGCCGTCGGAATCCAAGTTGGATAAGAAGGAGACGGATGAAGGGCTAA
- a CDS encoding TIGR03663 family protein → MQHKISEQTNHAPKSSYVEIRLDWYRIIFLVTVVFTIVTRLYGLAYKPYHHDESLYATYSWYLYEGRGYKYDPMMHGPATFYITALAFSLFGDNDFTARLPAALCGVALVCCTPLLKRRLCKTGSLAAAVLFAVSPTYMYYSRFLSHDIFVAFWAFLSVTFYMRIQYTHRRGYIYGLSIALALMFCSKVDSYIYLFIFVTFLIFMKLFERCFCKTFASSVHCPAVEQASDQKGQIKLLDIVIAAAIFFGIFYLFYTSFLTNKSGFIDGLYRKSLSYWFHQNNIQRMKGPFTGFCPIAATYELPLLIVLCSGLIALLRKRLLAKIILIASSVIALPLLMLWRQPLPVEPWDAWFHVTNTMHIVFALYVFTLCMTATCIYLRDGQRFPAFLSYWCCTSVLIYSYGIGKTPWLLIHILMPIILWASLFIKEFLASERFRSAPIVYDVILAIGLLLSLQASIRLCFYNEASPAERMVYTQTSMDIKEPLNMISAMAEKTGADLNLSIGVQGDSTWPLTWYLRKYKNWFYPGHFTKTDKAVIIVNWERVRDNRGVLEPYYKIHRLKLREWWIPKPLNELEKPFIVLLKYYFFREPWSTTGSQDIAFCIRKDLIGEPSTVRL, encoded by the coding sequence ATGCAACATAAAATTTCGGAACAGACCAACCACGCACCAAAGAGCAGCTATGTGGAAATACGCCTTGATTGGTACAGAATAATATTTCTAGTGACTGTAGTTTTCACCATTGTGACCCGTCTTTACGGGCTCGCCTATAAACCCTATCACCATGACGAGAGCCTTTACGCAACCTATTCTTGGTATCTTTATGAAGGGCGCGGATATAAATATGATCCGATGATGCACGGGCCTGCCACATTTTACATTACCGCATTGGCTTTTTCATTGTTCGGCGATAATGATTTTACCGCCCGTCTCCCTGCTGCGCTTTGTGGCGTTGCTCTGGTATGTTGCACCCCGCTCTTAAAACGACGGCTATGCAAAACTGGAAGTCTAGCAGCTGCGGTATTATTCGCAGTGTCTCCCACCTATATGTACTATTCGCGTTTCCTAAGTCATGACATCTTTGTGGCTTTCTGGGCGTTTCTCTCCGTCACATTTTATATGCGGATTCAATATACGCATAGGAGAGGCTATATCTATGGATTGAGCATTGCGCTCGCCCTTATGTTCTGCTCAAAAGTGGATTCTTACATATATCTTTTTATCTTTGTGACATTCCTTATATTCATGAAGCTTTTCGAGCGGTGCTTCTGTAAAACTTTCGCCAGCTCTGTTCATTGCCCAGCTGTTGAACAAGCCTCTGATCAAAAGGGACAAATAAAGCTCCTTGATATTGTCATTGCAGCTGCCATTTTTTTTGGCATATTTTATCTATTCTATACGAGCTTTCTAACAAACAAATCGGGCTTCATTGACGGCCTCTATCGCAAGTCTCTAAGTTACTGGTTCCACCAAAACAATATCCAGCGCATGAAAGGCCCTTTCACCGGGTTCTGCCCTATAGCTGCTACTTATGAACTACCACTTCTGATTGTGCTTTGTTCTGGCCTTATTGCATTGCTGAGAAAGAGACTCCTTGCGAAGATTATCCTCATAGCAAGTTCCGTTATTGCCCTCCCTCTTCTAATGCTATGGCGGCAGCCGCTCCCTGTGGAACCGTGGGACGCCTGGTTTCACGTAACGAATACGATGCATATTGTCTTTGCATTGTATGTATTCACACTATGCATGACCGCAACATGCATTTATCTAAGAGATGGACAGCGATTTCCTGCTTTTCTCTCATATTGGTGCTGTACAAGCGTCCTGATTTACTCTTATGGTATTGGAAAGACACCATGGCTTCTGATACACATATTGATGCCCATTATTTTATGGGCTAGTCTCTTCATAAAGGAGTTTTTAGCCTCTGAACGCTTCAGGAGCGCACCGATTGTCTATGACGTTATACTGGCGATAGGTCTCCTTTTATCGCTCCAGGCATCGATCCGTCTCTGCTTTTACAACGAGGCAAGTCCAGCCGAGCGTATGGTGTATACGCAGACCTCTATGGATATCAAAGAACCGCTCAATATGATTTCAGCCATGGCAGAGAAAACAGGGGCAGACCTGAATCTCTCCATAGGAGTACAAGGAGATTCAACATGGCCTTTGACATGGTATCTAAGAAAATACAAGAATTGGTTCTATCCGGGCCATTTCACCAAAACAGATAAAGCTGTGATTATCGTCAATTGGGAAAGGGTAAGAGACAATAGGGGAGTTCTTGAACCCTACTATAAAATTCATCGGTTGAAATTAAGAGAATGGTGGATCCCCAAGCCTTTGAATGAGCTAGAGAAACCTTTTATTGTGCTGCTAAAGTACTACTTCTTCCGAGAACCATGGAGCACTACCGGCTCACAGGACATTGCCTTTTGCATTCGAAAAGATTTAATAGGCGAACCCAGTACTGTCCGGTTATAA
- a CDS encoding nucleotidyltransferase family protein: protein MGDNLSVKLEDIKKAALPACREFNVRRLDLFGSIARDTTNASSDVDLLVEFREPSRSPAKRFFGLLHHLEDTLGCEVDLLTMASLRNPYFRARVLRERIPVYEG from the coding sequence GTGGGCGATAATCTCAGTGTGAAACTTGAAGATATAAAGAAAGCTGCTTTACCGGCCTGCCGCGAGTTTAATGTCAGGCGGCTCGATCTGTTTGGCTCGATCGCCCGTGATACGACCAATGCGTCCAGCGACGTCGACTTGCTCGTCGAGTTCAGAGAGCCGAGTCGCAGCCCAGCGAAGCGGTTCTTCGGGCTTCTCCATCACCTGGAAGACACCTTGGGTTGCGAGGTCGATCTGCTGACAATGGCCAGTCTCAGGAACCCGTATTTCAGGGCACGCGTTCTGAGAGAGAGGATTCCTGTTTATGAAGGATGA
- a CDS encoding DUF86 domain-containing protein: protein MKDEILSHLHDILQAGKAIKGFIAGSTFDQYSSNELLRSGVERKLEIIGEALSRIKRDEPELLQKIREYRDIISFRNILVHGYSTIDDRIVWAIVDEDLDNLLKDVGNFLQ from the coding sequence ATGAAGGATGAAATCCTCAGCCATCTTCATGATATTCTTCAGGCTGGAAAGGCTATCAAAGGTTTTATTGCGGGGAGTACGTTCGATCAATACTCCTCTAACGAGCTGCTCCGCAGTGGGGTAGAACGGAAGCTTGAGATTATCGGAGAAGCGCTCAGCAGGATCAAACGGGACGAGCCAGAGCTGTTACAGAAGATTCGCGAATACCGCGACATTATCTCCTTCAGAAACATACTTGTCCACGGCTATAGCACTATCGATGATCGTATTGTATGGGCCATTGTCGACGAGGATCTCGATAATCTTCTTAAGGACGTGGGCAATTTCCTGCAGTAG
- a CDS encoding type II toxin-antitoxin system HicB family antitoxin — MTREFNVVIEKDEDGYFVASVPALRGCHTQAKSLDVLMKRVREAIELCLEVEKPVSNEFVGVQRVAIRI, encoded by the coding sequence ATGACTCGTGAGTTTAACGTTGTTATCGAAAAAGATGAGGACGGCTACTTCGTTGCCAGCGTCCCCGCGCTTAGGGGTTGCCACACCCAAGCCAAGTCGCTGGATGTGTTGATGAAGCGTGTTCGCGAAGCCATTGAGCTATGTCTAGAGGTTGAAAAGCCGGTATCAAATGAGTTTGTCGGCGTGCAGCGCGTGGCAATAAGAATATGA
- a CDS encoding type II toxin-antitoxin system HicA family toxin: protein MSRIPAIAGGQLIKTLQRLGFEVIRIKGSHHFLRHPDGRCTVVPVHRKEIIGRGLLGQILRDCEITREEFQDHL from the coding sequence ATGAGTAGAATTCCTGCAATCGCAGGCGGCCAGCTCATTAAGACGCTACAGCGACTCGGTTTTGAAGTCATCCGTATCAAGGGTAGCCATCATTTCCTTCGGCATCCTGACGGGCGGTGTACTGTAGTGCCGGTTCATCGAAAAGAAATAATCGGTCGAGGGCTCCTTGGCCAGATACTTCGCGACTGCGAAATTACCCGTGAAGAATTTCAAGACCACCTCTGA
- a CDS encoding GIY-YIG nuclease family protein, translating into MKVIYKITYPNGKIYVGQDLTDSINYFGSASSELIAKDFITEQRRDFTIRKEILWESESASDSEVSQKEVEFIRKVRSNNPAIGYNQWPKLRE; encoded by the coding sequence ATGAAGGTCATCTACAAGATCACCTATCCAAACGGGAAGATCTACGTCGGGCAAGACCTGACCGATAGCATCAACTACTTCGGTAGCGCGAGTAGTGAACTCATCGCGAAGGATTTCATCACGGAACAGAGACGGGACTTCACAATTCGAAAAGAAATTCTCTGGGAGTCGGAGTCGGCATCCGACTCCGAGGTAAGTCAGAAGGAAGTTGAGTTCATCCGGAAAGTCAGATCGAACAACCCAGCAATTGGCTACAATCAGTGGCCGAAACTCAGAGAATAG
- a CDS encoding Glu/Leu/Phe/Val dehydrogenase, whose translation MKKLLKVGDGQGPLDMVLQQLDLAVQKLKINPDIHEKLKTPQRILIVSVPVRMDDGHLKVFTGYRVQHSMERGPCKGGIRYHPQVDLNEITALAMLMTWKCAVVNIPYGGSKGGVVCDPSQMSEFEIERLTRRYASEISIIIGPDKDIPAPDVNTNPKVMGWIMDTYSMNLGHSVPGVVTGKPLCLGGSKGRLEATARGVFYVTEQTCAYKGLSLGEVSVAIQGFGNVGSYTARIIHEHGGKVVAVSDVSGGTHNPAGLDIPKVLAHMAQKKPLREFSGGKPITNKQLLECQCDILIPAALEGQITEQNAPHIKAQIIVEAANAPTTPSGDRILRERGVLVVPDILANAGGVTVSYFEWVQSLQAYFWSEEEVNEKLRRVMTQAFTETIAMMEKYRVDMRMGAMMLGVGRVAEAAGYRGLWP comes from the coding sequence ATGAAGAAATTGCTCAAGGTCGGCGACGGGCAGGGCCCACTGGACATGGTGCTCCAGCAGCTTGACCTCGCCGTGCAGAAACTCAAGATCAACCCTGATATCCACGAGAAGCTGAAAACCCCCCAGCGGATACTGATTGTCTCCGTGCCAGTCCGCATGGATGACGGGCACCTCAAGGTCTTCACGGGGTACCGCGTGCAGCACAGCATGGAGCGGGGCCCCTGCAAGGGGGGCATACGATACCACCCCCAGGTGGACCTCAACGAGATAACCGCCCTCGCCATGCTCATGACATGGAAGTGCGCAGTGGTCAATATCCCCTACGGCGGCTCCAAGGGGGGAGTGGTGTGCGACCCGTCGCAGATGTCCGAGTTCGAAATCGAACGGCTGACGCGCCGCTACGCGAGCGAGATCTCGATCATCATCGGGCCCGACAAAGACATCCCCGCGCCTGACGTGAATACCAACCCGAAGGTCATGGGCTGGATCATGGACACCTACAGCATGAACCTCGGCCACAGCGTGCCGGGAGTCGTAACCGGCAAGCCGCTCTGCCTCGGCGGATCCAAGGGCAGGCTCGAGGCGACCGCACGGGGGGTCTTTTACGTCACGGAACAGACATGCGCCTATAAAGGGCTTTCACTGGGCGAAGTCTCGGTGGCCATCCAGGGCTTCGGCAACGTGGGCTCGTACACTGCGCGCATCATCCACGAGCACGGCGGCAAGGTCGTCGCGGTGAGCGACGTCTCCGGGGGCACGCACAATCCCGCCGGCCTGGACATCCCCAAGGTGCTCGCGCACATGGCGCAGAAGAAGCCGCTCCGTGAGTTCTCCGGTGGCAAGCCGATCACCAACAAACAGCTCCTGGAATGCCAGTGCGACATCCTCATCCCCGCGGCGCTCGAAGGCCAGATCACCGAACAGAACGCGCCGCACATAAAGGCGCAGATCATCGTGGAGGCCGCCAACGCCCCCACCACACCCTCGGGAGACCGCATCCTGAGGGAACGGGGAGTCCTTGTGGTGCCCGACATCCTCGCCAATGCGGGCGGCGTCACCGTGTCGTACTTCGAATGGGTGCAGAGCCTCCAGGCCTACTTCTGGTCGGAGGAGGAGGTCAACGAGAAGCTGCGCAGGGTGATGACACAGGCGTTCACCGAAACCATTGCCATGATGGAGAAATATCGCGTCGATATGCGCATGGGGGCGATGATGCTCGGCGTCGGCAGGGTGGCCGAGGCGGCGGGGTACCGGGGATTGTGGCCGTGA
- a CDS encoding hydroxyacid dehydrogenase, with product MKKVLICDPLAKEAVAILKNAGLGVDEKIGLNEEELVKCIGDYSAIIVRSATKVTRKVIEAGKKLEVIARGGVGLDNIDAACAKERGIPILNTPRASSISVAELAIGLMFALARFIPQADASIKAGKWEKKKFTGFELYGKRLGVIGIGRIGQEVAVRAMGLGMKVTTYDPFGCCAPTVQAPLMDTCDLDTLLRESDIITLHVPKTKETTHMIGKKQFDMMKKGVVIINCARGGIVDEQALCAALTSGKVRGAAIDVFEKEPPEGNPLLKLDNVIVTPHIGASTVEGQFRVGTEIAALVVERLNR from the coding sequence ATGAAAAAGGTGCTCATCTGCGACCCTCTCGCGAAAGAGGCGGTCGCGATCCTCAAGAATGCCGGTCTCGGCGTTGACGAGAAGATCGGCTTGAACGAGGAGGAACTTGTGAAGTGCATCGGAGACTATAGCGCCATCATCGTCAGGAGCGCGACCAAGGTGACGCGCAAGGTCATCGAGGCAGGGAAGAAGCTCGAGGTCATCGCGCGCGGAGGTGTGGGGCTCGACAATATCGACGCCGCGTGCGCCAAGGAGCGCGGCATCCCCATCCTGAATACCCCGAGGGCTTCTTCGATCTCCGTGGCTGAACTCGCCATCGGCCTCATGTTCGCCCTCGCCCGCTTCATTCCCCAGGCTGACGCCTCCATCAAGGCCGGTAAATGGGAGAAGAAAAAGTTCACCGGATTTGAACTCTACGGAAAGCGGCTCGGCGTCATCGGGATCGGACGCATCGGGCAGGAGGTCGCCGTGCGCGCGATGGGGCTTGGGATGAAGGTCACCACCTACGACCCGTTCGGCTGCTGCGCGCCGACCGTCCAGGCGCCCCTGATGGATACGTGCGACCTCGATACGCTGCTCAGGGAGTCTGACATCATCACCCTCCACGTCCCGAAGACGAAGGAGACGACGCACATGATCGGCAAGAAGCAGTTCGACATGATGAAGAAGGGCGTGGTCATCATCAACTGCGCCCGGGGCGGCATCGTGGACGAGCAGGCGCTCTGCGCGGCGCTCACGAGCGGGAAGGTGAGAGGGGCGGCTATTGACGTTTTTGAGAAGGAGCCGCCTGAGGGTAATCCCCTCCTCAAACTGGACAATGTCATCGTGACTCCGCACATCGGCGCCTCTACCGTAGAGGGCCAGTTCCGCGTGGGGACGGAGATCGCAGCGCTCGTGGTGGAGCGGTTGAATAGATGA
- a CDS encoding DUF1015 domain-containing protein, with product MAKIYPFRAFRYNQKKVPDIGAVFAEPYDKITPELQEKYYRRNPYNIVRFSKGKTTPRDDAQHNQYTRARDFLEKCIAEGILVRDEREALYIYDEEYPLPGAPARTRHGFIALGQLEEFGKGGVMPHERTLAGPKADRLNLMRATAAQSGLIFMLYSDPDNEVTAVLSRETRRPPDIKASDDNGVIHRVWVVTDRSIQQKVMALMEGKTLFIADGHHRYETALNYRREMREKGVRCMPGNETYDNHLMAFVSMHDRGLTILPTHRLLFNLTPAQIASFPKELAKFFKTERCADLADLLRRMEMQNGADHRFGLYLGDAFTLLTLKNETDVAGLMRPDASDGWKRLDVSIIHAILEHLLGIDKKKLEEETNVAYERYADLAVKMVDEGKYQMAIFLNPTKARQVAKIAGNGERMPQKSTDFYPKLYTGLVINKLNLA from the coding sequence CAAAATCACGCCCGAGCTCCAGGAGAAGTATTATCGGCGCAACCCGTACAACATCGTTCGCTTTTCAAAAGGGAAGACAACCCCCCGGGATGACGCGCAGCACAATCAATACACCCGCGCCCGCGACTTCCTCGAGAAATGTATCGCTGAGGGGATCCTCGTCAGGGACGAACGAGAGGCGCTCTATATTTACGACGAGGAGTATCCCCTCCCGGGAGCACCGGCAAGAACACGGCATGGATTCATCGCGCTCGGCCAGCTTGAGGAATTCGGGAAGGGCGGCGTGATGCCTCACGAGCGGACGCTCGCAGGCCCGAAGGCAGACCGACTCAATCTCATGCGCGCGACGGCCGCGCAATCGGGGCTCATCTTCATGCTCTACTCCGATCCGGACAACGAGGTCACCGCCGTCCTCTCGCGGGAAACCCGCCGCCCACCGGATATCAAAGCCAGTGATGACAATGGGGTGATCCACCGGGTATGGGTGGTGACGGACAGGAGCATTCAGCAGAAGGTCATGGCTCTCATGGAGGGCAAGACACTCTTCATCGCGGACGGACACCACCGGTACGAGACCGCGCTCAACTACCGCAGAGAGATGAGGGAAAAGGGCGTGCGGTGTATGCCGGGGAACGAAACCTACGACAACCACCTCATGGCGTTCGTATCCATGCATGACCGCGGCCTCACCATCCTCCCCACGCACCGGCTGCTTTTCAACCTCACGCCCGCCCAGATCGCTTCTTTCCCGAAAGAGCTGGCTAAATTTTTCAAGACCGAGCGCTGCGCGGATCTCGCCGATCTGCTTCGCAGGATGGAAATGCAGAACGGCGCGGACCATCGCTTCGGCCTCTACCTCGGCGATGCGTTTACGCTGCTGACGCTCAAAAATGAGACGGATGTTGCCGGACTCATGCGCCCGGATGCATCCGACGGCTGGAAGCGGCTCGATGTGAGCATCATTCACGCGATCCTTGAGCACCTCCTCGGGATTGACAAGAAAAAGCTCGAAGAGGAAACCAACGTGGCCTACGAGCGTTACGCCGATCTGGCGGTGAAGATGGTGGATGAGGGGAAATACCAGATGGCCATCTTCCTCAACCCCACGAAGGCACGGCAAGTCGCGAAGATCGCGGGGAACGGCGAGCGCATGCCGCAGAAATCCACGGATTTCTATCCGAAACTGTACACCGGACTCGTGATAAACAAATTGAATCTTGCGTGA